In Pseudomonas sp. MYb327, one DNA window encodes the following:
- the fadD2 gene encoding long-chain-fatty-acid--CoA ligase FadD2, with amino-acid sequence MQPDFWNDKRPAGVPLEIDAGAFKSVIEVFERSCKKFADRPAFSNMGVTLTYAELERYSAAFAGYLQAHTDLVPGDRIAVQMPNVLHYPIAVFGALRAGLIVVNTNPMYTAREMRHQFKDSGARALVYLNVFGSKVQEVLPDTDIQYLIEAKMGDLMPTAKGWLVNTLVSKVKKMVPAYSLPQAISFKSTLRMGRGLGIKPLKVGLGDIAVLQYTGGTTGLAKGAMLTHGNLVANMQQVRACLEQLGGDGQPLLREGQEVMIAPLPLYHIYAFTANCMCMMVSGNHNVLITNPRDIGGFIKELKNWRFSALLGLNTLFVALMDHPDFKTLDFSSLKLTNSGGTALVKATAERWEQLTGCRITEGYGLTETSPVACTNPYGDQSRLGTVGLPVPGTSLKVINDEGVEQPLGERGELCIKGPQIMKGYWQKPEATNEVLDAEGWFKSGDIAVIDPDGFVRIVDRKKDMIIVSGFNVYPNEIEDVVMAHPKVANCAVIGVPDERSGEAVKLFVVAREAGVSLEELKAYCKENFTAYKVPKHIVLRESLPMTPVGKILRRELRDIA; translated from the coding sequence ATGCAACCTGATTTCTGGAATGACAAGCGCCCGGCCGGCGTGCCCCTGGAAATTGACGCGGGCGCCTTCAAGTCGGTTATCGAGGTGTTCGAGCGTTCCTGCAAGAAGTTTGCTGATCGCCCTGCGTTCAGCAACATGGGTGTCACCCTGACCTACGCCGAACTGGAACGCTACAGCGCCGCGTTCGCCGGTTACCTGCAAGCCCACACTGACCTGGTGCCTGGGGATCGCATCGCGGTGCAGATGCCCAACGTCCTGCATTACCCGATCGCGGTGTTCGGCGCCTTGCGCGCGGGGCTTATCGTGGTCAACACCAACCCGATGTACACCGCGCGGGAGATGCGTCATCAGTTCAAGGATTCCGGTGCACGGGCGCTGGTGTACCTGAATGTGTTCGGATCCAAGGTCCAGGAAGTCCTGCCCGATACCGATATCCAGTACCTGATCGAAGCGAAGATGGGCGACCTGATGCCCACGGCCAAGGGCTGGCTGGTCAATACCCTGGTGAGCAAGGTGAAGAAAATGGTCCCGGCCTATTCCTTGCCCCAGGCGATTTCCTTCAAGAGCACCTTGCGCATGGGCCGCGGCCTGGGCATAAAACCGCTGAAAGTCGGCCTCGGCGATATCGCCGTCTTGCAATACACCGGCGGCACCACCGGCCTGGCCAAGGGTGCAATGCTGACCCACGGCAATCTGGTGGCGAACATGCAGCAAGTGCGGGCCTGCCTGGAGCAACTCGGTGGTGACGGTCAGCCGCTGTTGCGTGAAGGGCAGGAGGTAATGATCGCGCCGCTGCCGCTGTACCACATCTATGCGTTCACGGCGAATTGCATGTGCATGATGGTGTCCGGCAATCACAACGTGTTGATCACCAACCCACGGGACATCGGGGGCTTCATCAAGGAACTGAAGAACTGGCGGTTTTCGGCGTTGCTGGGGCTCAACACACTGTTTGTCGCGCTGATGGATCATCCCGATTTCAAGACCCTGGATTTCTCCAGCCTCAAGCTCACCAACTCCGGTGGGACTGCGTTGGTCAAGGCCACCGCCGAGCGTTGGGAGCAACTGACCGGTTGCCGCATCACCGAAGGTTACGGCCTGACCGAAACCTCGCCGGTGGCCTGCACCAACCCCTATGGTGACCAGTCGCGCCTCGGCACGGTTGGCCTACCGGTGCCGGGCACATCGCTGAAGGTCATCAACGATGAAGGCGTCGAGCAACCGCTGGGCGAGCGCGGTGAACTGTGTATCAAAGGCCCGCAGATCATGAAGGGCTATTGGCAGAAACCCGAAGCAACCAATGAAGTGCTGGATGCCGAGGGCTGGTTCAAGTCCGGTGACATCGCGGTGATCGATCCCGACGGTTTTGTGCGCATCGTCGATCGCAAGAAGGACATGATCATCGTCTCGGGTTTCAACGTGTACCCGAATGAAATCGAAGACGTGGTGATGGCCCACCCGAAGGTCGCCAACTGTGCGGTGATTGGCGTACCCGACGAGCGTTCCGGCGAGGCGGTGAAGTTGTTTGTGGTGGCGCGGGAGGCGGGCGTCAGCCTTGAAGAGCTCAAGGCGTACTGCAAGGAGAACTTCACGGCGTACAAGGTGCCGAAGCACATCGTCTTGCGCGAGTCGTTGCCAATGACGCCGGTGGGCAAGATTTTGCGGCGGGAGTTGCGTGATATCGCTTGA
- a CDS encoding alpha/beta hydrolase, whose amino-acid sequence MIHDTFWLTTSDRSRLFVNQWLPADAPKAVILLAHGMAEHSGRYARLAEKFCDQGYGVYAPDLRGHGKTAENGTLGHFADTDGWGKVVGDLACLNQHLGQQHPGAPIVLLGHSMGSYIAQAYLLHHSASLHGAILSGSNFQPVALYRAARQIARLERLRQGPKGRSALIEWLSFGSFNKKFKPARTRFDWLSRDPTEVDLYANDPLCGFRCTNQLWIDLLGGLQQISKASNLAQIDPGLPLLVIGGECDPVSEGKRLKDLADALREAGSQSLQLTIYPQARHELFNESNRDEVTADVLAWIAQALSNRRPHRTE is encoded by the coding sequence ATGATCCACGACACGTTCTGGCTGACCACCAGTGACCGTAGCCGCCTGTTCGTCAACCAGTGGCTGCCCGCCGACGCGCCCAAGGCAGTGATTTTGCTGGCTCACGGCATGGCAGAACACAGCGGCCGCTACGCGCGTCTGGCGGAAAAATTCTGCGATCAGGGCTATGGCGTGTACGCGCCGGATTTGCGCGGACATGGCAAAACTGCCGAAAACGGGACCCTCGGACATTTCGCCGATACGGACGGTTGGGGCAAAGTAGTCGGCGACCTGGCATGCCTCAATCAGCACCTTGGCCAGCAACATCCCGGTGCACCTATCGTGCTGCTCGGTCACAGCATGGGCAGCTACATTGCCCAGGCTTATTTGCTGCATCACAGCGCCAGTCTGCACGGCGCGATTCTCAGCGGTTCGAATTTCCAGCCCGTCGCGCTTTATCGTGCGGCGCGGCAAATTGCCCGGCTCGAGCGGCTACGCCAAGGCCCTAAGGGACGCAGTGCGCTGATCGAATGGTTGTCGTTTGGCTCGTTCAACAAGAAATTCAAGCCAGCGCGCACCCGTTTCGACTGGCTCAGCCGCGATCCGACGGAAGTCGATTTGTACGCCAACGACCCGCTCTGCGGCTTTCGCTGCACAAATCAGCTATGGATCGATTTGCTCGGCGGCTTGCAGCAAATCAGCAAAGCGTCCAATCTCGCCCAGATAGATCCGGGCCTGCCGTTGCTGGTGATCGGCGGCGAATGTGATCCGGTGAGTGAAGGCAAACGTCTGAAAGATCTGGCCGACGCCTTGCGCGAGGCCGGTAGCCAGAGCCTGCAACTGACTATTTACCCGCAGGCGCGGCACGAACTGTTCAACGAGAGCAACCGCGACGAAGTGACCGCCGACGTACTGGCCTGGATCGCCCAGGCCCTGAGCAATCGCCGGCCACACCGAACCGAATAG
- a CDS encoding MaoC family dehydratase — MTQVTNTPYEALEIGQTASFSKTVEERDIQLFAAMSGDHNPVHLDADYAASTMFKERIAHGMFSGALISAAVACELPGPGTIYIGQQMSFQKPVKIGDTLTVRLEILEKLPKFRVRIATRVFNQRDELVVDGEAEILAPRKQQTVTLTELPPISIG, encoded by the coding sequence ATGACCCAGGTTACCAACACCCCTTACGAAGCCCTCGAAATTGGCCAGACAGCCAGCTTCAGCAAGACCGTCGAAGAGCGCGACATCCAGTTGTTCGCCGCGATGTCGGGCGACCACAACCCGGTGCACCTGGATGCTGACTACGCCGCCAGCACCATGTTCAAGGAACGTATTGCCCATGGCATGTTCAGCGGTGCGCTGATCAGCGCCGCGGTAGCCTGCGAATTGCCTGGGCCGGGCACTATTTATATCGGTCAGCAAATGAGCTTTCAGAAGCCGGTGAAGATCGGCGACACCCTGACGGTGCGTCTGGAAATCCTCGAAAAACTGCCGAAGTTCCGCGTACGCATTGCCACTCGCGTGTTCAACCAGCGTGATGAACTGGTGGTGGATGGCGAGGCGGAGATTCTGGCGCCGCGCAAGCAGCAGACCGTGACCCTGACTGAATTGCCGCCGATCAGCATCGGTTGA
- a CDS encoding HlyD family secretion protein produces the protein MRTPVRVAVTLCLVAVAIFAGFRLWQYYMLTPWTRDARIRADVVVISPDVSGWVRELKVYDNQEVKAGDLLLSIDRDRFEAALEKAQAVVQTRQQQLNLREREASRRASLGPQAISAELRENAQINAGIARGELREAQAEVKAAEINLARSQVHAPRNGHITNLRLAQGNYVNAGQSVMALIDDSTFYVQAYFEETKLPRIRVGDPVKVWLMSAGDALQGHVESISRGITDRNTTPDGQLLAEVEPTFNWVRLAQRIPVRIKFDNVPEGLNLSAGMTASVQVQEAP, from the coding sequence ATGCGTACTCCCGTACGTGTCGCGGTAACCCTGTGCCTGGTGGCGGTGGCGATTTTTGCCGGCTTCCGTTTGTGGCAGTACTACATGCTGACCCCCTGGACCCGCGACGCGCGCATCCGCGCCGATGTGGTGGTGATATCCCCGGATGTGTCGGGTTGGGTGCGTGAGCTCAAGGTTTACGACAACCAAGAGGTCAAGGCTGGCGATTTGTTGCTGAGCATTGACCGCGACCGTTTCGAAGCTGCACTGGAAAAGGCCCAGGCGGTGGTGCAAACCCGCCAGCAGCAACTCAATCTGCGCGAGCGCGAAGCCAGTCGGCGCGCTAGCCTCGGGCCGCAAGCAATCAGTGCCGAGCTAAGGGAAAATGCGCAGATCAACGCCGGCATCGCCCGCGGCGAATTGCGCGAGGCCCAGGCTGAAGTGAAGGCGGCGGAGATCAACCTGGCCCGCAGCCAGGTCCACGCGCCGCGCAACGGACACATCACCAACCTGCGCCTGGCCCAAGGCAACTACGTGAACGCCGGGCAATCGGTGATGGCCTTGATCGATGATTCAACTTTCTATGTGCAGGCGTATTTCGAAGAAACCAAACTGCCGCGGATTCGCGTCGGCGATCCGGTGAAGGTCTGGTTGATGAGTGCCGGGGATGCGTTGCAAGGACACGTGGAAAGCATCAGCCGCGGGATTACCGATCGCAACACCACGCCGGATGGCCAGTTGTTGGCGGAAGTGGAGCCGACGTTCAATTGGGTGAGGCTGGCGCAGCGGATTCCGGTGCGGATCAAATTCGACAACGTGCCGGAAGGGCTAAATTTGAGTGCGGGTATGACGGCGAGCGTGCAGGTGCAGGAGGCGCCTTGA
- a CDS encoding DUF1656 domain-containing protein, whose amino-acid sequence MGLREWSVGGVLLSPFLIYVVLALLVTGALRLLLRLTPVSRWIWHEALFDCALYVCVLTVITVVLGPL is encoded by the coding sequence ATGGGCTTGCGTGAGTGGTCGGTGGGCGGCGTGCTGCTCAGCCCGTTCCTGATTTATGTGGTGCTGGCGCTGCTGGTAACTGGCGCCTTGCGCCTGTTGTTGCGCCTGACGCCGGTGAGCCGCTGGATCTGGCATGAAGCGTTATTTGATTGCGCCTTGTACGTCTGTGTATTGACCGTGATCACCGTCGTCCTCGGACCTTTATAA
- a CDS encoding FUSC family protein yields MPITLQALFVPDRRAVQFAIKTLIGGGVALWLALRWGLEQPAWALMTAFIVAQPLSGMVLQKGLARLLGTLVGTIMSVVFMGIFAQTPWLFLLALALWLGLCTASSTLLRSAWSYSFVLAGYTVAIIALPAINHPLTVFDQAVARCTEISLGIICATASSALLWPLRVERQLADQAKAAWQSGFNAARATLAGDGQARKGLLEILGRIVAVDAQREHAWFEGGRGRQRARAISGLSQKLLMLLRIARSVRRQWKQLEPQESEQLMPWMNEVQEALSSADAATLQALRPRLLSASHDPKISSAQSYCLVRFTLLMDTAMAANAALKAVEEGHDAVVPPRSLTPHRDLSLAMVFGARSALAFLVVSCFWLATAWPAAAGALVLTCVVCSLFASRENGAQIGMSFMRGIFLAIPAAFIVGQILLPQWSGFAMLCMGMGVPLFFGALGMAKPQIGATATSFCLHFIVLVAPLNQMQFDVATFFNSAQAMVIGVGAAVLAFHLLILRNPAWHGRRLLAATLDDLVRLTRRNLAGAESWFGGRMADRLLQLARHYPELPEPARSRWDDGLLGLDIGDELLHLRLSLAVAQAPVTAQQQRYLDDLENVLRQGPAGSRAEALAEPSEALLKTLYALPPSDAVKLAQGAVLQLQNSWRAWCRQQEEVHGLA; encoded by the coding sequence GTGCCTATCACCCTGCAGGCTTTGTTCGTGCCTGACCGCCGCGCCGTGCAATTCGCGATCAAGACCCTGATCGGCGGAGGCGTTGCGCTGTGGCTGGCATTGCGCTGGGGCCTGGAGCAACCGGCGTGGGCGCTGATGACAGCATTTATCGTTGCTCAGCCCTTGTCCGGAATGGTGCTGCAAAAGGGGCTGGCGCGGCTGCTGGGGACATTGGTCGGGACGATCATGTCAGTGGTGTTCATGGGCATATTCGCCCAGACACCCTGGTTGTTTCTGTTGGCTCTGGCGTTGTGGCTAGGGTTGTGCACGGCCAGCTCGACCCTGCTGCGCAGCGCCTGGTCCTATTCATTTGTGCTGGCCGGTTACACGGTGGCGATCATTGCCTTGCCGGCCATCAACCATCCGTTGACGGTGTTTGATCAGGCCGTGGCGCGGTGCACGGAAATTTCTCTGGGGATTATTTGCGCCACAGCCAGCAGTGCCTTGCTCTGGCCGCTGCGGGTCGAAAGGCAATTGGCGGATCAGGCCAAGGCTGCCTGGCAAAGCGGGTTCAACGCAGCGCGGGCGACCCTGGCCGGCGATGGTCAGGCTCGCAAAGGCCTGTTGGAAATCCTCGGCAGGATCGTCGCGGTGGACGCCCAGCGTGAACACGCCTGGTTCGAAGGGGGGCGTGGCCGGCAGCGAGCGCGGGCTATCAGCGGCCTGAGCCAGAAACTGTTGATGTTGCTGCGTATTGCCCGCTCGGTGCGTCGCCAGTGGAAGCAGTTGGAACCGCAGGAGTCCGAGCAACTAATGCCATGGATGAACGAGGTCCAGGAGGCTTTGAGCAGTGCCGATGCCGCGACCCTGCAAGCATTGCGCCCGCGTTTGCTCAGCGCCTCCCATGACCCGAAGATCAGTTCTGCGCAGAGTTATTGCCTGGTCCGTTTCACCTTGTTGATGGACACCGCCATGGCGGCGAACGCGGCATTAAAAGCGGTGGAGGAGGGCCATGATGCAGTGGTCCCCCCGAGAAGCCTGACACCGCACCGTGACCTGTCTTTGGCCATGGTTTTTGGCGCCCGTAGCGCGCTGGCCTTCCTGGTGGTGTCGTGCTTTTGGCTGGCAACGGCTTGGCCCGCCGCAGCGGGTGCACTGGTGTTGACCTGCGTGGTGTGCAGCCTGTTTGCCAGCCGTGAGAACGGCGCGCAAATCGGCATGAGTTTTATGCGCGGTATTTTCCTGGCCATTCCAGCGGCATTTATTGTCGGGCAGATTCTGCTGCCGCAATGGAGCGGTTTCGCGATGCTCTGTATGGGGATGGGCGTGCCGTTGTTTTTCGGCGCATTGGGCATGGCCAAACCGCAGATCGGCGCCACGGCCACGTCGTTCTGTCTGCATTTCATTGTGTTGGTCGCACCGTTGAACCAGATGCAGTTCGATGTCGCGACATTTTTCAACAGCGCGCAAGCCATGGTTATCGGTGTAGGTGCAGCGGTGCTGGCGTTCCATTTGCTGATCCTGCGCAACCCTGCCTGGCATGGCCGACGTCTGTTGGCGGCGACCCTCGACGATCTGGTGCGCCTGACCCGGCGCAATCTGGCCGGCGCCGAAAGCTGGTTCGGCGGGCGCATGGCCGACCGGTTGCTGCAACTGGCGCGGCACTATCCGGAGTTGCCGGAGCCGGCACGCAGTCGTTGGGACGACGGCTTGCTCGGCCTCGACATCGGTGATGAGTTGCTGCACCTGCGCTTGAGTCTGGCGGTGGCGCAAGCACCGGTCACCGCGCAGCAACAGCGTTATCTCGACGACCTGGAAAACGTCCTGCGCCAAGGCCCGGCCGGTAGTCGTGCCGAGGCCTTGGCCGAACCGAGCGAAGCGTTGCTGAAAACCTTGTACGCCTTGCCCCCCAGCGACGCAGTGAAGCTGGCTCAGGGTGCGGTGTTGCAATTGCAAAACAGTTGGCGCGCCTGGTGCCGCCAGCAGGAGGAAGTGCATGGGCTTGCGTGA
- a CDS encoding PA2169 family four-helix-bundle protein produces MTDMNKEAISVLNDLIETSKDGQEGFKTCAEDIKHPELKTLFVQRSADCAAAAAELQSAVRSMGGDPETSTSVSGDLHRRWVDVKSMFTGKDEEAVLNEAERGEDHALKAYREAMEKINKHNLVGIRDLVERQYHGVQRNHDQVKALRNQARARS; encoded by the coding sequence ATGACCGACATGAATAAAGAAGCAATCTCTGTACTCAACGACCTGATTGAAACCAGCAAGGACGGTCAGGAAGGGTTTAAGACTTGCGCTGAAGACATCAAACACCCTGAACTCAAAACCCTGTTCGTACAACGCTCGGCCGATTGCGCCGCTGCGGCTGCCGAATTGCAGAGTGCCGTTCGTTCGATGGGTGGCGATCCGGAAACTTCCACCAGCGTCAGCGGTGATTTGCACCGTCGCTGGGTCGACGTGAAGTCGATGTTCACCGGCAAGGACGAAGAGGCTGTGCTGAACGAAGCCGAGCGCGGTGAAGACCATGCGCTGAAGGCTTACCGTGAAGCGATGGAAAAAATCAACAAGCACAACCTGGTGGGCATTCGTGACCTCGTTGAACGCCAATACCACGGCGTGCAACGCAATCACGATCAGGTAAAAGCCCTGCGTAATCAGGCTCGCGCACGTTCGTAA
- a CDS encoding DUF3820 family protein yields the protein MNPEKLELLITRQMPFGKYKGRIIADLPGPYLNWFAREGFPHGELGGLLALMQEIDHNGLSELLEPLRAKHGKPAPRH from the coding sequence ATGAACCCTGAAAAGCTCGAACTGCTGATTACTCGCCAAATGCCCTTCGGCAAATACAAAGGCCGAATCATCGCCGACCTGCCCGGCCCTTACCTCAATTGGTTCGCCCGTGAAGGATTTCCGCACGGCGAATTGGGCGGTCTATTGGCCTTGATGCAGGAAATCGATCACAACGGCTTGTCGGAACTGCTTGAACCCTTGCGCGCCAAACACGGCAAACCCGCGCCCCGTCACTAA
- a CDS encoding aminotransferase class V-fold PLP-dependent enzyme, with the protein MPDNTRRARDEAFWQTFADRYDVQPGPINLENGYFGRMSRTVIEEYQRNIELINRSNSVYVRQHFEQGESQKISEQVAGLIGAAAESVALTGNATDGLQALIRNYNRLQPGDQVLFCDLDYDTVKGAMRWLGRNRGVEVIEIEHQHPASFDSLLNTYREAFTRYPRLKLMALTHVTHRTGLVMPVQAIAAVAKEHGIDVILDGAHALGQIEFDLKELGIDFAAYNLHKWIGAPLTLGFMYIAPERLADIDPDMGELHFPITDIRARMPHSTPNIPALLTLPLVIEEHHAMGGSAAKGARLNYLRNLWVRSARELPGIEVMTPDDPRLYCGITSLRFTAHADQQPMVERLLNDFNLFTVVRSGAASGPCIRITPGLTTTAADMMQLTKALSELR; encoded by the coding sequence ATGCCCGATAACACCCGCCGCGCCCGTGATGAAGCTTTTTGGCAAACCTTTGCCGACCGCTATGATGTCCAACCGGGCCCGATCAACCTGGAAAACGGTTACTTTGGGCGCATGTCGCGCACGGTGATCGAGGAATATCAACGCAACATCGAACTGATCAACCGCAGCAATTCGGTCTATGTGCGCCAGCATTTCGAACAGGGCGAGAGCCAGAAGATCAGCGAGCAGGTGGCCGGGCTGATTGGTGCAGCCGCAGAAAGCGTAGCCCTCACTGGCAACGCAACCGACGGCTTGCAAGCGTTAATCCGCAACTACAACCGCTTGCAGCCCGGCGACCAAGTGCTGTTCTGCGATCTTGACTACGACACGGTAAAGGGCGCCATGCGTTGGCTGGGGCGTAACCGCGGCGTTGAAGTGATCGAGATCGAGCATCAACATCCCGCCAGTTTCGACAGTTTGCTGAACACCTATCGCGAAGCCTTCACGCGTTACCCGCGACTCAAATTGATGGCTCTGACCCACGTCACCCACCGGACTGGCCTGGTGATGCCGGTCCAGGCAATTGCGGCCGTCGCCAAGGAACACGGAATCGACGTCATCCTCGACGGCGCCCATGCGCTGGGCCAGATCGAATTCGATCTCAAAGAGCTGGGGATTGACTTCGCCGCCTACAACCTGCACAAGTGGATCGGCGCGCCGCTGACGCTGGGTTTCATGTATATCGCCCCTGAGCGCCTGGCCGATATCGACCCGGACATGGGCGAGCTGCATTTCCCGATCACAGATATCCGTGCCCGCATGCCGCACAGCACACCCAACATTCCGGCCCTGCTGACCCTGCCGCTGGTTATCGAGGAACATCACGCCATGGGCGGTTCAGCCGCCAAGGGTGCGCGACTCAACTACTTGCGCAACCTGTGGGTTCGGTCCGCACGCGAACTGCCGGGTATCGAAGTCATGACCCCGGATGACCCACGGCTGTATTGCGGCATCACGTCGCTGCGCTTCACAGCTCATGCCGACCAACAGCCGATGGTCGAACGGTTGCTCAACGACTTCAACCTGTTCACCGTGGTGCGCAGCGGTGCGGCATCCGGGCCGTGCATCCGCATCACGCCGGGGCTGACCACCACAGCGGCCGACATGATGCAGTTGACCAAGGCGCTGAGCGAACTGCGCTGA
- a CDS encoding intradiol ring-cleavage dioxygenase: protein MDDNTSATPLYLLSPEQVAGPYFRNPKLIRRNISEGVDGMPLVLRLKIVDAMTAEPVTDALVDIWHCNARGAYSGWSKVNPDLEADTGDIGAIPRTDDDTYLRGGQFTDRNGVVRFTTICPGFYAGRALHIHVAVRITSGNNYLQERHVAWVGQLYFPDVAARSVLNAPEYCRRAIAPLSNDQDFFYQNMGGEASTLNVHTLGRDSNEDGFFGHLTIGIDTFAVSTQIKPEDFDKYTV, encoded by the coding sequence ATGGACGACAACACCTCGGCAACACCTCTTTATTTGCTGTCACCCGAACAAGTCGCCGGCCCGTATTTTCGCAATCCTAAACTCATCAGGAGAAACATCAGCGAAGGTGTCGACGGCATGCCGCTGGTGCTGCGTCTGAAAATCGTCGACGCGATGACCGCTGAACCAGTCACCGATGCGCTGGTGGACATCTGGCACTGCAATGCACGCGGGGCGTATTCGGGCTGGAGCAAGGTCAACCCGGACCTGGAAGCCGACACTGGAGATATTGGCGCGATCCCGCGTACCGATGACGACACCTATCTGCGCGGCGGGCAATTCACCGATAGAAATGGCGTCGTCCGGTTTACCACGATTTGCCCCGGGTTCTACGCCGGACGAGCCTTGCATATTCATGTCGCCGTTCGCATCACCAGCGGCAACAACTATCTGCAGGAGCGCCACGTGGCGTGGGTCGGCCAGTTGTATTTTCCCGACGTGGCGGCGCGATCAGTGCTCAATGCCCCGGAGTATTGCCGTCGGGCCATCGCGCCACTGAGCAACGATCAAGATTTTTTCTATCAGAACATGGGCGGCGAAGCGTCGACCCTGAACGTCCATACACTTGGCCGCGACTCGAACGAAGACGGCTTCTTCGGGCACCTCACGATCGGCATCGACACCTTTGCAGTGTCGACGCAGATCAAGCCCGAGGACTTCGACAAGTACACCGTGTGA
- a CDS encoding bifunctional 4-hydroxy-2-oxoglutarate aldolase/2-dehydro-3-deoxy-phosphogluconate aldolase has translation MTNPSPTVSMADKVALIDSLCAKARILPVITIAREQDVLPLADALAAGGLTALEVTLRSQFGLKAIQILREQRPELMTGAGTVLDRQMLAAAEAAGSQFIVTPGITRDLLEASVASPIPLLPGISNASGIMEGYGLGYRRFKLFPAEVSGGVAAIKALGGPFGEVKFCPTGGVGPANIKSYMALKNVMCVGGSWMLDPEWIKNGDWARIQECTAEALALLD, from the coding sequence ATGACAAACCCATCCCCGACCGTTTCCATGGCGGATAAAGTTGCCCTGATCGACAGTCTCTGCGCCAAGGCGCGGATCCTGCCGGTGATCACCATCGCTCGTGAGCAGGATGTTCTGCCGCTGGCCGATGCCCTCGCTGCCGGTGGCCTGACCGCCCTGGAAGTGACCCTGCGTTCGCAGTTCGGCCTCAAGGCCATCCAGATCCTGCGCGAGCAGCGTCCAGAACTGATGACCGGTGCTGGCACCGTGCTCGATCGCCAGATGCTCGCCGCTGCGGAAGCCGCAGGTTCGCAGTTCATCGTCACGCCGGGCATCACCCGTGACCTGCTGGAAGCCAGCGTCGCCAGCCCGATTCCGTTGTTGCCGGGGATCAGCAATGCCTCGGGCATCATGGAAGGCTACGGTCTGGGTTACCGCCGCTTCAAGCTGTTCCCGGCTGAAGTCAGCGGCGGTGTTGCGGCCATCAAGGCCTTGGGCGGTCCGTTCGGCGAAGTGAAATTCTGCCCGACCGGCGGCGTCGGCCCGGCCAATATCAAGAGCTACATGGCGCTGAAAAACGTCATGTGCGTGGGCGGTAGCTGGATGCTTGATCCGGAGTGGATCAAGAACGGCGACTGGGCCCGCATTCAGGAATGCACCGCCGAGGCCTTGGCGCTGCTGGACTGA
- the pgl gene encoding 6-phosphogluconolactonase produces the protein MAISDLKLPQGVRAHAFKSPVLLAESLALNVAKHLSDAIDAQGTATLVVSGGRSPVAFFQHLAKQPLDWSNVVISLADERWVPVEHADSNAGLLKKYLLQGPAAKAQFLSLYSATANLEQAAEHADRLLSELPVIDVLVLGMGDDGHTASLFPGSPNLAEALKADGSRRCYPMLAPTVPHQRLTMSRALLASAKHKVLSISGQSKLTTLDTALAGDDVAALPIRAFLQPTLEIYWCP, from the coding sequence ATGGCGATATCTGATTTGAAACTGCCGCAGGGCGTCCGCGCCCATGCGTTCAAAAGCCCGGTGCTGCTGGCCGAGAGCCTGGCACTGAATGTGGCCAAGCACCTGAGCGATGCGATTGACGCCCAAGGCACCGCGACCCTGGTGGTTTCCGGTGGTCGTAGTCCAGTGGCGTTTTTCCAGCACTTGGCCAAGCAGCCGCTGGACTGGTCGAACGTGGTGATCAGCCTGGCTGATGAGCGCTGGGTGCCGGTCGAGCACGCCGACAGCAATGCCGGCTTGCTGAAGAAATATCTGTTGCAAGGCCCGGCGGCCAAGGCTCAATTCCTGAGTTTGTATAGCGCCACCGCCAACCTTGAACAAGCCGCCGAGCACGCCGACCGTTTGCTGTCCGAGCTGCCGGTGATCGACGTGCTGGTGCTGGGCATGGGTGACGACGGCCACACCGCGTCGTTGTTCCCCGGCAGCCCGAACCTGGCTGAAGCCTTGAAGGCCGACGGTAGCCGTCGCTGCTATCCGATGCTGGCACCGACCGTGCCGCATCAGCGCCTGACCATGAGTCGTGCGCTGCTGGCTTCGGCCAAACACAAAGTTCTGTCGATTTCCGGTCAGTCCAAGCTGACCACCCTTGATACCGCACTGGCCGGTGACGACGTCGCCGCACTGCCGATTCGCGCGTTTTTGCAACCCACGTTAGAGATTTACTGGTGCCCATGA